A stretch of the Pelodiscus sinensis isolate JC-2024 chromosome 8, ASM4963464v1, whole genome shotgun sequence genome encodes the following:
- the SFXN3 gene encoding sideroflexin-3 yields MAEGLPLHINIREPRWDQGTFLGRAKHFFTVTDPRNLLLSGAALEDARRVVEDYRSGRAAPGLTEDQLWRAKYVYDSAFHPDTGEKMILIGRMSAQVPMNMTITGCMLTFYRTTPAVLLWQWVNQSFNAIVNYTNRSGDAPITVGQLGTAYVSATTGAVVTALGLKSLTKHLPSIIGRYVPFAAVAAANCINIPLMRQRELKFGIPVMDEDGNRLGESRAAARQAIAQVVVSRIGMAAPAMAIPPVIMNALEKRAFLKRYPWLNAPLQVGLVGFCLVFATPLCCALFPQKSSMRVTRLEPEVQALLREKAPHAEMVYFNKGL; encoded by the exons ATGGCGGAGGGGCTGCCCTTGCACATCAACATCCGGGAGCCCCGGTGGGAtcagggcaccttcctgggccgGGCCAAGCACTTCTTCACGGTGACCGACCCCCGGAACCTGCTGCTGTCCGGGGCCGCGCTGGAGGACGCCCGCCGGGTGGTTGAGGATTACAG GTCGGGGAGGGCGGCGCCGGGCCTGACGGAGGACCAGCTCTGGCGGGCGAAGTACGTCTACGACTCGGCCTTCCACCCCGACACCGGGGAGAAGATGATCCTGATCGGGCGCATGTCGGCCCAGGTGCCCATGAACATGACCATCACCGGCTGCATGCTCACCTTCTACAG GACGACCCCCGCGGTGCTGCTCTGGCAGTGGGTGAACCAGTCCTTCAACGCCATCGTGAACTACACCAACCGGAGCGGAGACGCCCCCATCACCGTCGG CCAGCTGGGGACGGCCTACGTCAGCGCCACCACGGGGGCGGTCGTGACGGCGCTGGGACTCAAGTCTCTCACTAAG CATTTGCCGTCGATTATCGGCCGCTACGTGCCTTTTGCTGCCGTGGCAGCGGCCAACTGCATCAACATTCCTCTAATGCGGCAGAG GGAGCTGAAGTTTGGGATCCCTGTGATGGACGAGGACGGGAACCGGCTGGGGGAGTCGAGGGCAGCGGCCCGCCAAGCCATCGCTCAGGTGGTGGTGTCCCGCATCGGCATGGCCGCCCCCGCCATGG ccatCCCCCCCGTGATCATGAACGCCCTGGAGAAAAGAGCATTCCTGAAG cggTACCCCTGGCTGAACGCCCCCTTGCAGGTCGGACTGGTGGGGTTCTG CTTGGTGTTCGCGACTCCGCTGTGCTGCGCGCTCTTCCCGCAgaaaag CTCGATGCGCGTCACTCGCCTGGAGCCGGAAGTCCAAGCGCTGCTCCGGGAGAAGGCTCCCCACGCGGAGATGGTCTACTTCAACAAAGGGCTTTAA